In the genome of Paenibacillus pabuli, the window GGTCAAAGCAATGATTGAATATGCACATATACACCATGTGAGTCTGGCTGTGCGTGACCTGGAGGTTGCGAAGAAATTTTATTCCGGTTTGCTGCGCATGCAGGAGATTGAACGTCCGCCTTTCAACTCTACGGGCACATGGTATGCCATTGGCAGTCAACAGCTTCATCTGTTGCAGCATCCGCAGGGGCATACGCTTCGTGAGGCTGGCATCGATACAACGGATGGACATTTTGCAATTTGGGTGAAGAGCTACAAGGAGACTTTGGCTTGGCTGGAACAGCAGGGGATTGAATATGAGGCAAGACCGGATAGCGTTGCTGGTTTTTCACAGATTTTTGTGTTAGATCCGGATCGCAATATTGTAGAGTTTGATGCGCCTTATCATTCTTGATTGGATTTTTGAATAAAATGGAAGGGGAGTATTTGAGTCCAGGTAGATCCTATTTTTATTAACCACCTTTAAGAATCCAAAAAATGTACTAATTTCTTATATTCATATAACTTGACTGAAGTGCCTTCAATAACCTGCATGTTCATGTGGTTATTGGTGGTGCTTTTTTTACGAAGAAAAAGAGAATAAGTTAATGAAATATTACATAATTATCATAGAAAAGAGGGGATGAGTTACATCCCCTATGGCTAAGTATAAGTTTTATCGTACAGTGACTGTATAGAGCACAGTATCACCATTTGGCAAATAACCAACTACTGTACAAACACCCGGTGAAAGACCAATAATTAATCCTTGTTGATTTAAATAAATGCCTCCATAATCTCCGCTAATCCAAAAATTAGAGCCAGCTACGGTGATACTCTCACCAACTCTTAAGCTGATAGGGACGGAAATTTGATCTGCAAGAGTAATTACATTGGAAGTTTCTGCTAGAGTAGTAGGGCTTGGTGTAGCAGCACTAGCCGCAAAAGATGTAGAACCAACAGTGAAGCACGCAACGACAGTTAATAAACCAGTAATCAGTTTCTTTTTCATCGTTATCATCCTCTCTTATTTGGAATACAACTCTATTATATAGAATATTTATCCATAAGTAAATTATATTTGGTAAATAAAGTTTTTTATTGGATGAATATTTTGTGAACCAATTATTAATGTTGAGATACTTGATTTTATGAAACTGATAATAGTAATTTATATATTTCTTAGCAAATTGATAAAATATGATGCGATAGTGTAACGTTTCGAACAGGGATGAGCGATATGTTTTGACCTGGATGAACAGCTAAAAGGAGTAGGGTGATTAGTGGAGCAGAACAAATCTCTTGCTCCCCCAGAAATTGTATGCTATATTATCCATACATTCATAGCACGTGACGGAAGCACCGTCCATACACTGCATATTCTTGCGGTTATTGGACGGTGCTTTTTTGTGCTTTTTTGCAGGGGAGGGGAGAAGAATTGATTGTTCTTAAGGCAGTACTGGCTTCCAAAGACAGAGACTATATCAGCGCCTGGCTTGATTTTGTACAAGGCAGCTCGTCCGGCCCCAGTATACGATTTACCGCCTTTTCACAATGGGAACCGTTCAGGGATTACATGAATGAACAGGGAGGCAGGGAACAGCCGGATCTGGTAATTGCGGAGCCGGAGTTTCTAAACCATTGGATGGGTAACGGTGGCGAAACCTCGGGTATTCCATGGCTGATGCTAAGTGAAGGATTAGATGAGGTGGACGAGGATAAACGCCTGATGAAATATCAACCATTGCCTGCACTGATGGACGCTGTACTTAATGCTTGTCGGCAGCCGCGTAGGAAGAAGGCTCATCGTCCAGGACAGGAGACCCTTTCTATTGGCGTTGTATCAGC includes:
- a CDS encoding VOC family protein, translating into MIEYAHIHHVSLAVRDLEVAKKFYSGLLRMQEIERPPFNSTGTWYAIGSQQLHLLQHPQGHTLREAGIDTTDGHFAIWVKSYKETLAWLEQQGIEYEARPDSVAGFSQIFVLDPDRNIVEFDAPYHS